In the Francisella hispaniensis FSC454 genome, GTAGTCCTTGTGAATCTAAAAGAGTTTCTTCATATGTAAAATCAACAGCAACAGCTTTACCATCTTTAATACATACTGTTGTTAAAAAATCAATATAACTCTTTGATGCATCAACTTGAGCTGATACCATTGCTTTTAAAGGACCTG is a window encoding:
- a CDS encoding DUF2589 domain-containing protein; this translates as MALDGLIKTPEVDKSLIGSVLGAVNMDQLVAGPLKAMVSAQVDASKSYIDFLTTVCIKDGKAVAVDFTYEETLLDSQGLPIYKKNDQGYLNNKNEIFY